A genomic window from Salvia splendens isolate huo1 chromosome 11, SspV2, whole genome shotgun sequence includes:
- the LOC121755324 gene encoding protein TIC 20-I, chloroplastic-like: MSLSGSCLVSSLLPYNRDLCHFRTCNSRISHRNIVSFNCRSSRGPLPEIKSLGVQHLHLSATSSTLLHGEKGCLFRTIPSFPKRHRQSLAPKASKDVPSSYRYPAMTEKPKWWWRTLACLPYLMPLHETWMYAETAYHLHPFLEDFEFLTYPFLGALGRLPSWFLMAYFFVAYLGVVRRKEWPHFFRFHVVMGMLLEIALQVIGTVSRWMPLAVYWGKVGMHFWTAMAFAYLFTVLECIRCALAGMYSDVPFVCDAAYIQIPYD; this comes from the exons atgagtctcagtGGGAGTTGTCTGGTTTCCAGTCTACTCCCTTACAACAGAGATCTATGCCATTTCAGAACATGCAATTCGAGAATTTCACACAGAAACATTGTGTCTTTCAATTGTAGAAGCTCCAGGGGACCTCTTCCAGAAATTAAATCTTTAG GCGTCCAGCACTTGCATCTTTCTGCTACATCATCAACACTCTTACATGGAGAAAAAGGGTGTTTGTTTCGTACCATTCCTAGTTTTCCTAAGAGGCATCGGCAATCGTTGGCTCCAAAAGCATCCAAAGATGTACCTTCCAGTTACCGATATCCTGCTATGACAGAGAAGCCGAAATGGTGGTGGAGAACTTTGGCCTGCCTCCCTTATCTGATGCCCCTTCACGAGACATGGATGTATGCTGAAACAGCGTATCATTTACATCCTTTCCTAGAGGACTTTGAGTTTCTGACATATCCTTTCTTGGGAGCATTAGGGAGATTACCGAGTTGGTTTCTGATGGCGTACTTCTTTGTTGCTTACCTTGGAGTAGTGAGACGAAAGGAGTGGCCCCATTTCTTTAGATTCCATGTGGTTATGGGCATGTTGCTGGAGATTGCCTTGCAGGTCATTGGAACTGTCAGTCGATGGATGCCGCTTGCTGTCTACTGGGGCAAAGTTGGAATGCATTTCTGGACTGCTATGGCATTTGCGTATTTGTTCACAGTGTTGGAGTGCATAAGGTGTGCCCTTGCTGGGATGTACTCCGACGTTCCATTCGTGTGTGATGCTGCTTACATTCAGATTCCTTACGACTAA
- the LOC121755346 gene encoding probable calcium-binding protein CML41 produces MAIATITKPFRSRVFKLRLRTKPNTAATPPPPPPTTKAEEFRQVFRFLDADNDGAISAAELTAYFAGIGDSVSREEAERIIGEFSGGGDRGSLVLQFEEFVRVVELREGEDGADVLRRAFEVYEEEKGCGCITAEGLRQVLRRLGDVKSVGECKAMIGVYDLDGNGVLDFEEFSKMMSY; encoded by the coding sequence ATGGCAATTGCAACCATCACCAAGCCATTCCGCAGCCGAGTTTTCAAGCTCCGCCTCCGCACCAAGCCAAACACTGCCGCcacccctccgccgccgccgccgaccaCCAAAGCAGAAGAGTTCCGGCAGGTTTTCCGATTCTTAGACGCCGACAACGACGGAGCCATCTCGGCGGCCGAGCTGACGGCCTACTTCGCCGGCATCGGCGACTCGGTGTCGCGCGAGGAGGCGGAGAGGATCATCGGAGAGTTCTCGGGAGGCGGTGATCGGGGTTCGTTGGTGCTGCAGTTTGAGGAATTCGTGAGGGTGGTGGAGCTGCGGGAGGGCGAGGACGGCGCGGACGTTCTCCGGCGGGCTTTCGAGGTTTACGAGGAGGAGAAGGGCTGCGGTTGCATCACGGCGGAGGGGCTGAGGCAGGTGCTCCGTCGCCTCGGAGATGTGAAATCGGTTGGGGAATGCAAGGCCATGATTGGAGTGTATGATCTTGATGGCAATGGTGTGCTTGATTTCGAGGAATTTTCTAAGATGATGAGTTATTGA
- the LOC121755328 gene encoding pathogenesis-related thaumatin-like protein 3.5, which translates to MVCISQLLLQLFSIGLLRMASATIFTLQNSCSYTIWPGTLSGNGAAVLGGGGLALAPGDTVQLPAPEGWSGRFWARTGCDFDDAGKGPCATGDCGGAIQCSGGGVPPVSLAEFTIGSGAAGKDFYDVSLVDGYNVGISVQASGGSGDCQSAGCVSDLNANCPRELQVVDGGGSVVACRSACAAFETPEFCCTGAHATSATCGPTSYSDMFKSACPTAYSYAYDDLSSTCTCTASDYLIVFCPST; encoded by the exons ATGGTGTGCATATCCCAACTTCTTCTGCAGCTCTTCTCCATAG GTCTGTTGAGAATGGCCTCGGCGACGATCTTTACTCTCCAAAACAGCTGCAGTTATACAATCTGGCCCGGCACACTTTCCGGCAACGGCGCCGCCGTcctcggcggcggcggcttGGCACTTGCCCCCGGCGACACCGTCCAGCTCCCGGCTCCGGAGGGCTGGTCAGGCCGCTTCTGGGCCCGGACCGGCTGCGACTTTGACGACGCCGGAAAAGGGCCGTGCGCCACCGGCGACTGCGGCGGCGCGATCCAGTGCTCCGGCGGAGGCGTGCCGCCGGTGTCCCTGGCGGAGTTCACGATCGGCAGCGGCGCGGCGGGGAAGGACTTCTACGACGTGAGCCTGGTGGACGGGTACAATGTGGGGATATCGGTGCAGGCCTCCGGCGGCTCCGGCGACTGCCAGTCGGCCGGGTGCGTGTCGGACTTGAACGCAAACTGCCCGAGGGAGCTGCAGGTGGTGGATGGGGGCGGCTCGGTGGTGGCCTGCCGGAGCGCGTGCGCGGCGTTCGAGACGCCCGAGTTCTGCTGCACGGGCGCCCACGCGACGTCGGCCACGTGCGGGCCGACGTCGTACTCGGACATGTTCAAGAGCGCGTGCCCGACCGCGTATAGCTACGCGTACGATGATTTGTCGAGCACGTGCACTTGCACCGCCTCTGATTATTTGATCGTGTTTTGTCCTTCAACCtga
- the LOC121755293 gene encoding NO-associated protein 1, chloroplastic/mitochondrial-like isoform X2 — protein MALATKPLFSLSSLSSFYTPYPIQNRNSFLLPKFHSRALPPPIICISTQTDVADYLLSPPELDGSGAAAPTRGDLFLQTHQSSAASSAVLAEIKKKRKEKKNLDKAAKLPSSSGPSCYGCGAPLQKSEPDAPGYIEPETYNLKKKHRQLRTVICGRCRLLSHGHMITAVGGNGGYPGGKQFVTAEELREKLSHLRHEKTLIVKLVDIVDFNGSFLARVRDHVGANPIILVVTKVDLLPKGTDLNCVGDWVVEATMKKKLNVLSVHLTSSKSLVGVAGVISEIQKEKKGRDVYILGSANVGKSAFINALLKLLSYNDPVAASARRYKPVQSAVPGTTLGPIRIEAFLNGGNLYDTPGVHLHHRLAAVIHSEDLPVLAPQSRLRGQTFPNNSLMLDGPLMEQIRSRGLVGFSIFWGGLVRIDIIKALPETLLTFYGPKALQLHVVPTEKADEFYQALMCISISTSFSSD, from the exons ATGGCGTTGGCCACAAAACcccttttctctctatcttcCCTCTCCTCATTCTATACTCCCTATCCCATCCAAAACCGTAACTCATTCCTCCTTCCCAAATTTCACTCCCGCGCACTACCTCCTCCAATCATTTGCATATCTACCCAAACCGACGTCGCCGATTACCTGCTTTCACCGCCCGAACTCGACGGCTCCGGAGCCGCCGCCCCAACCAGAGGCGACCTCTTCCTCCAAACACACCAATCTTCAGCCGCTTCCTCCGCTGTTCTCGCTGAAAttaagaagaagaggaaggagaagaagaatttAGATAAGGCAGCGAAATTACCTTCCTCCAGTGGCCCTAGCTGTTATGGCTGCGGCGCACCTCTGCAGAAATCGGAACCCGATGCTCCGGGTTACATCGAGCCTGAGACGTATAATTTG AAAAAGAAACATAGGCAGCTGCGAACAGTGATATGCGGGAGGTGCCGGCTTTTGTCGCACGGGCATATGATCACCGCAGTTGGCGGCAATGGAGGGTATCCCGGTGGGAAACAGTTTGTCACCGCGGAGGAGCTTCGGGAGAAGCTGTCGCATCTGCGACACGAGAAAACGCTCATTGTGAAATTG GTTGATATAGTGGACTTCAACGGCAGCTTCTTGGCTCGTGTGCGTGATCACGTTGGTGCGAATCCTATAATACTTGTCGTGACAAAG GTTGATCTTCTTCCAAAGGGAACTGATTTGAATTGTGTTGGTGATTGGGTTGTGGAGGCAACAATGAAGAAGAAATTAAA CGTACTGAGTGTACACTTGACAAGTTCAAAGTCATTGGTGGGCGTTGCTGGAGTGATCTCAGAAATTCAGAAAGAGAAGAAG GGAAGGGATGTCTACATATTG GGTTCAGCTAATGTTGGAAAGTCGGCTTTCATTAATGCATTATTAA AActgttatcatataatgatcCAGTAGCTGCTTCTGCGAGAAGATATAAACCAGTTCAATCTGCTGTTCCTGGAACTACTTTGGGTCCAATCCGAATTGAAGCCTTCCTAAATGGAGGG AACTTATATGATACACCTGGGGTTCATCTTCACCATAGGCTAGCTGCTGTGATTCATTCGGAGGATCTTCCTGTTCTTGCACCCCAAAGTCGACTCCGGGGTCAAACGTTTCCC AACAATTCTCTGATGTTAGATGGCCCGTTAATGGAGCAAATCAGATCACGTGGATTGGTTGGCTTCTCAATCTTTTGGGGAGGTCTTGTCCGAATTGACATCATTAAG GCCCTCCCAGAAACCCTTTTGACGTTTTATGGACCTAAGGCGCTTCAACTTCATGTTGTACCTACTGAAAAAGCTGATGAATTTTACCAG GCATTGATGTGCATCTCGATCTCTACTTCATTCAGTAGTGATTAG
- the LOC121755275 gene encoding structural maintenance of chromosomes protein 2-1-like yields the protein MHIKEICLEGFKSYATRTVVPGFDPYFNAITGLNGSGKSNILDSICFVLGITNLQQVRASNLQELVYKQGQAGITKATVSIVFDNSDHRRSPLGYEDSPEITVTRQIVVGGRNKYLINGHLAQPSRVQNLFHSVQLNVNNPHFLIMQGRITKVLNMKPPETLSMLEEAAGTRMYETKKEAALKTLEKKQSKVDEIDKLLDHEILPALQKLRKERMQYMQWANGNAELDRLKRYCIAYEYVQAEKDRDNTFQGVQAIRNKMLEIDSTVGKMHEETQEMEMQITKLSSEKEASMGGELKLLSEKVDVLSSDLVKETSAFQSQEDNLNTEKDNVAKIERNLQESKLAAEEKATAIKTAEDGAADLRKSFQELSKSLDEHQKEFQGVMAGKSNGNDEKCLEDQLVDAKRAVGQSETELKQLQNQINHVEKELKEKKTQLASTSAKAAAINNELNAKRKEVGIVEKELESLSYDETLMESLQKDRMLESETVQKLERKAREVSSRLGRVEFNYRDPEKNFDKSKVKGVVAKLIKVKDSSAVVALEVAAGGKLFNVVVDTENTGKQLLQKGGLQRRITIIPLNKIQTHPVSKRIQDAAVKLVGEGNAAVALSLVGYDQELQSAMEYVFGSTFVCKTIDAAREVAFTREIGTPSVTLEGDIFQPSGLLTGGSRKGGGDLLRQLHDLAEVELELSNHQKRLSEIEAKINALLPLQRVFQNLNKNLVLQTHELRLLEDRAKQTEHHQLSEWVQSTEEKLAESKSAIMDKKVLYDECVTRVSSLQKSIHDHTGNRESRLKELEKKIKAIKTQMQAASENLRQHETEIERLVMEMEANKKECLSLESQLEALNKHIVDLTSELDSQRTKVSSIKKSRDEVQAEHKLASRKIKECDSQISGIVKKQQDIQQKISEANLERKRMENEVKRMEMDQKDCALKVDKMIEKHAWIASEKQLFGRDGSDYDFESRDPLKAREDFEKLQAEQSGLEKRVNKKVMSMFEKAEDEYNDLISKKNIIENDKSKIKMVIEELDEKKKETLKVTWNKVNKDFGSIFSTLLPGTMAKLEPPEGGSFLDGLEVRVAFGSVWKQSLSELSGGQRSLLALSLILALLLFKPAPLYILDEVDAALDLSHTQNIGRMIKSHFPHSQFIVVSLKEGMFNNANVLFRTKFVDGVSTVQRTVTKQQNK from the exons atgcacattaaGGAAATCTGTCTTGAGGGTTTTAAATCCTACGCAACGAGAACCGTGGTTCCGGGCTTCGACCCGTATTTCAACGCTATAACAGGCCTCAACGGATCCGGCAAATCGAACATCCTCGATTCAATATGCTTTGTGCTGGGTATCACCAATTTGCAACAGGTTAGGGCTTCTAATTTGCAGGAGCTGGTGTACAAGCAGGGCCAAGCTGGAATCACCAAGGCCACTGTATCGATTGTTTTTGACAACTCTGACCATAGGCGAAGTCCTCTTGGATACGAAGATTCTCCCGAAATTACTGTAACTCGTCAG ATTGTTGTTGGTGGAAGGAACAAGTACTTGATCAATGGGCATCTGGCTCAGCCTAGTCGAGTTCAGAATCTTTTCCACTCAGTTCAGCTGAATGTAAATAATCCACACTTTCTTATAATGCAAGGCCGTATTACTAAAGTCTTGAATATGAAACCTCCTGAAACATTGTCAATGCTCGAAGAAGCTGCTGGGACCAGAATGTATGAAACAAAGAAAGAGGCTGCCCTTAAAACACTTGAGAAAAAGCAGAGCAAGGTTGATGAGATAGACAAGCTTTTGGACCATGAAATACTCCCagctctgcagaagttgagaaAAGAGAGGATGCAGTACATGCAATGGGCCAATGGAAATGCTGAGTTGGATAGACTTAAGAGATATTGTATTGCTTATGAATACGTTCAAGCGGAAAAAGATAGGGATAACACTTTTCAAGGCGTTCAAGCCATAAGAAATAAGATGCTGGAGATTGATTCAACTGTTGGAAAAATGCACGAGGAAACACAGGAAATGGAGATGCAGATAACAAAGCTGAGTTCTGAAAAAGAAGCGAGCATGGGCGGGGAGCTGAAGTTATTGTCAGAAAAAGTTGATGTACTTTCAAGTGATCTGGTGAAAGAAACTTCGGCATTCCAAAGCCAAGAAGACAATCTTAATACTGAGAAAGATAACGTAGCCAAG ATCGAGAGGAACCTTCAAGAATCAAAACTAGCAGCTGAAGAGAAGGCTACTGCAATTAAAACTGCTGAAGATGGAGCTGCTGATCTTAGAAAAAGTTTTCAGGAGCTTTCAAAGAGTTTGGATGAGCATCAGAAAGAATTCCAA GGTGTGATGGCAGGTAAGAGTAATGGAAATGATGAGAAGTGCCTTGAAGACCAACTGGTAGATGCCAAGAGAGCTGTAGGACAGTCAGAGACAGAACTGAAGCAGCTGCAAAATCAGATAAACCATGTTGAGAAAGagctgaaggagaaaaaaactCAGTTGGCATCGACATCTGCAAAAGCTGCTGCTATAAACAATGAGCTAAATGCCAAGAGAAAAGAAGTCGGAATAGTTGAAAAGGAACTGGAATCTCTTTCCTATGATGAGACCCTTATGGAGTCACTCCAAAAG GATCGCATGCTTGAGTCAGAGACGGTACAGAAACTTGAAAGGAAAGCACGCGAGGTTTCTTCAAGATTAGGTAGAGTCGAATTCAATTATCGCGACCCGGAAAAGaattttgataagtcaaaggtGAAAGGTGTGGTCGCCAAACTAATTAAAGTAAAGGATAGCTCTGCAGTGGTTGCCTTAGAG GTGGCTGCTGGTGGCAAGTTGTTTAATGTTGTTGTAGACACAGAGAATACTGGAAAACAACTTCTTCAAAAGGGTGGTCTACAAAGGAGAATCACAATTATTCCTTTAAACAAGATCCAAACCCACCCTGTCTCAAAGAGAATCCAAGATGCTGCTGTTAAATTG GTTGGCGAAGGCAATGCTGCAGTGGcactttctttggttggataTGACCAAGAGCTTCAA AGTGCCATGGAATATGTGTTTGGATCAACATTTGTTTGCAAAACAATTGATGCTGCAAGAGAG GTAGCCTTCACCAGAGAAATAGGAACACCAAGTGTTACACTGGAAGGCGATATTTTCCAACCAAGTGGACTTTTGACTGGTGGTAGTCGCAA AGGTGGAGGTGATCTGTTGAGACAGCTTCATGATTTGGCAGAAGTTGAATTGGAACTCTCTAATCATCAGAAGAGATTATCAGAAATTGAAGCCAAG ATCAATGCGCTTCTTCCCCTTCAAAGAGTGTTTCAaaaccttaacaaaaatttggTACTCCAGACGCATGAGCTCAGACTCTTAGAGGACAGGGCTAAACAAACTGAGCACCATCAG CTCAGCGAGTGGGTACAGAGTACTGAGGAGAAACTAGCCGAATCAAAATCAGCAATTATGGACAAGAAAGTTCTGTATGATGAATGTGTGACCAGAGTGTCATCCCTTCAGAAGTCAATCCATGACCACACTGGAAATAGGGAGAGTAGGCTTAAGGAGTTAGAGAAAAAGATCAAGGCTATTAAAACCCAGATGCAGGCAGCTTCAGAGAATCTCAGG CAACACGAGACTGAAATTGAGCGTCTTGTAATGGAAATGGaagcaaataaaaaagaatGCTTATCATTGGAGAGCCAGTTAGAAGCTTTGAATAAGCACATTGTGGATCTTACTTCCGAACTGGATTCTCAGAGAACCAAG GTTTCTTCTATTAAGAAGTCTCGTGATGAAGTCCAAGCTGAGCACAAGCTTGCCAGCAGGAAGATCAAGGAGTGTGATTCACAAATAAGTGGTATTGTCAAGAAGCAGCAGGATATCCAGCAAAAGATTAGTGAGGCCAATCTAGAGAGGAAAAGAATGGAAAATGAG GTCAAGCGCATGGAAATGGATCAGAAAGATTGTGCATTGAAGGTTGATAAAATGATTGAAAAGCATGCATGGATTGCATCTGAGAAGCAACTTTTTGGACGAGATGGATCAGATTACGATTTTGAGTCCCGTGATCCCCTTAAGGCTAGGGAAGACTTTGAGAAACTGCAAGCTGAGCAATCTGG TCTAGAGAAGAGGGTGAATAAGAAGGTCATGTCCATGTTCGAAAAAGCTGAAGATGAGTACAATGATTTGATATCTAAAAAGAACATAATCGAG AATGACAAGTCAAAAATCAAAATGGTTATTGAAGAGCTtgatgagaagaagaaggagacaCTCAAAGTTACATGGAATAAAGTTAACAA AGATTTTGGTTCAATATTTTCCACTCTCTTGCCCGGCACAATGGCCAAACTGGAACCTCCTGAAGGAGGCAGTTTCCTTGATGGCTTGGAAGTTCGAGTTGCTTTTGGGAGTGTCTGGAAACAGTCCTTGTCTGAGCTCAGTGGGGGGCAACGATCTCTACTTGCACTTTCTTTAATCTTAGCTCTGCTTCTTTTTAAACCAGCTCCATTATATATACTGGATGAG GTTGATGCAGCTCTTGATTTAAGTCACACACAGAACATTGGAAGAATGATCAAATCTCACTTTCCACACTCTCAA TTTATTGTAGTCTCCTTGAAAGAAGGCATGTTTAACAATGCCAACGTTCTTTTCCGGACCAAATTTGTGGATGGTGTCTCTACAGTTCAGAGAACTGTGACAAAACAGCAAAACAAGTAA
- the LOC121755293 gene encoding putative nitric oxide synthase isoform X1 has product MALATKPLFSLSSLSSFYTPYPIQNRNSFLLPKFHSRALPPPIICISTQTDVADYLLSPPELDGSGAAAPTRGDLFLQTHQSSAASSAVLAEIKKKRKEKKNLDKAAKLPSSSGPSCYGCGAPLQKSEPDAPGYIEPETYNLKKKHRQLRTVICGRCRLLSHGHMITAVGGNGGYPGGKQFVTAEELREKLSHLRHEKTLIVKLVDIVDFNGSFLARVRDHVGANPIILVVTKVDLLPKGTDLNCVGDWVVEATMKKKLNVLSVHLTSSKSLVGVAGVISEIQKEKKGRDVYILGSANVGKSAFINALLKLLSYNDPVAASARRYKPVQSAVPGTTLGPIRIEAFLNGGNLYDTPGVHLHHRLAAVIHSEDLPVLAPQSRLRGQTFPNNSLMLDGPLMEQIRSRGLVGFSIFWGGLVRIDIIKALPETLLTFYGPKALQLHVVPTEKADEFYQKKVGVLLTPPTVKQKADSWMGLEVKRELKLKYHDAERPACDVAISGLGWITVEPFGPSPVSDGGETGGEIVLAVHVAKPVEVFVRPPLPVGAAGGKWYEYRELTELEQEVRPKWYF; this is encoded by the exons ATGGCGTTGGCCACAAAACcccttttctctctatcttcCCTCTCCTCATTCTATACTCCCTATCCCATCCAAAACCGTAACTCATTCCTCCTTCCCAAATTTCACTCCCGCGCACTACCTCCTCCAATCATTTGCATATCTACCCAAACCGACGTCGCCGATTACCTGCTTTCACCGCCCGAACTCGACGGCTCCGGAGCCGCCGCCCCAACCAGAGGCGACCTCTTCCTCCAAACACACCAATCTTCAGCCGCTTCCTCCGCTGTTCTCGCTGAAAttaagaagaagaggaaggagaagaagaatttAGATAAGGCAGCGAAATTACCTTCCTCCAGTGGCCCTAGCTGTTATGGCTGCGGCGCACCTCTGCAGAAATCGGAACCCGATGCTCCGGGTTACATCGAGCCTGAGACGTATAATTTG AAAAAGAAACATAGGCAGCTGCGAACAGTGATATGCGGGAGGTGCCGGCTTTTGTCGCACGGGCATATGATCACCGCAGTTGGCGGCAATGGAGGGTATCCCGGTGGGAAACAGTTTGTCACCGCGGAGGAGCTTCGGGAGAAGCTGTCGCATCTGCGACACGAGAAAACGCTCATTGTGAAATTG GTTGATATAGTGGACTTCAACGGCAGCTTCTTGGCTCGTGTGCGTGATCACGTTGGTGCGAATCCTATAATACTTGTCGTGACAAAG GTTGATCTTCTTCCAAAGGGAACTGATTTGAATTGTGTTGGTGATTGGGTTGTGGAGGCAACAATGAAGAAGAAATTAAA CGTACTGAGTGTACACTTGACAAGTTCAAAGTCATTGGTGGGCGTTGCTGGAGTGATCTCAGAAATTCAGAAAGAGAAGAAG GGAAGGGATGTCTACATATTG GGTTCAGCTAATGTTGGAAAGTCGGCTTTCATTAATGCATTATTAA AActgttatcatataatgatcCAGTAGCTGCTTCTGCGAGAAGATATAAACCAGTTCAATCTGCTGTTCCTGGAACTACTTTGGGTCCAATCCGAATTGAAGCCTTCCTAAATGGAGGG AACTTATATGATACACCTGGGGTTCATCTTCACCATAGGCTAGCTGCTGTGATTCATTCGGAGGATCTTCCTGTTCTTGCACCCCAAAGTCGACTCCGGGGTCAAACGTTTCCC AACAATTCTCTGATGTTAGATGGCCCGTTAATGGAGCAAATCAGATCACGTGGATTGGTTGGCTTCTCAATCTTTTGGGGAGGTCTTGTCCGAATTGACATCATTAAG GCCCTCCCAGAAACCCTTTTGACGTTTTATGGACCTAAGGCGCTTCAACTTCATGTTGTACCTACTGAAAAAGCTGATGAATTTTACCAG AAAAAAGTTGGGGTCCTCTTGACTCCTCCAACTGTAAAACAGAAGGCAGACAGCTGGATGGGTCTTGAAGTGAAACGTGAGTTGAAGTTAAAATACCATGACGCCGAGAG GCCTGCCTGTGATGTAGCTATATCGGGGCTTGGGTGGATAACTGTAGAACCATTTGGCCCATCACCTGTGTCAGATGGAGGCGAAACTGGTGGTGAGATAGTGTTAGCAGTCCATGTTGCTAAGCCCGTGGAAGTTTTTGTGCGGCCTCCTTTACCAGTTGGTGCCGCTGGAGGGAAATGGTACGAGTATAGGGAATTGACGGAATTGGAACAGGAAGTAAGACCAAAATGGTACTTCTGA
- the LOC121755329 gene encoding E3 ubiquitin-protein ligase RNF185-like, which yields MEGGFGESMNRQPPSPSFASSSNNNTDAGDFECNICFDLAQDPIVTLCGHLFCWPCLYKWIHIHSHSHECPVCKALIEEEKLVPLYGRGKNSTDPRSKSIPGMEIPHRPTGQRPETAPPPHPNAFAHQGYGFMGGFGPFGGFAPVSARFGGFTLSAALGGLLPSIFNIQVNGFPNPNMYGAGHGFPYGYPNTFHGAHAQGFPHHQNQEEQVDSNLKLLFMVVGFCVLLSVIWS from the coding sequence ATGGAGGGTGGGTTTGGGGAATCGATGAATAGGCAACCCCCAAGCCCTTCGTTTGCAAGCAGTAGCAATAACAACACTGATGCTGGAGATTTTGAGTGTAATATTTGCTTTGATTTGGCTCAAGACCCTATAGTTACTCTTTGTGGTCATCTCTTCTGCTGGCCTTGCCTCTACAAATGGATTCACATCCACTCGCATTCGCACGAGTGCCCTGTTTGTAAGGCTCTCATTGAAGAGGAGAAGCTGGTTCCTCTATACGGCCGTGGAAAGAATTCTACCGACCCTCGCTCTAAGTCAATTCCCGGAATGGAGATTCCACATCGCCCCACTGGTCAAAGGCCCGAAACAGCTCCTCCACCTCATCCAAATGCTTTTGCACACCAAGGGTATGGATTCATGGGCGGCTTTGGCCCCTTTGGTGGCTTTGCGCCTGTGAGTGCTAGGTTTGGAGGCTTCACATTATCTGCAGCACTTGGAGGACTATTGCCGTCAATCTTTAACATTCAAGTTAATGGATTCCCAAATCCCAACATGTATGGAGCAGGCCATGGCTTCCCATACGGGTACCCTAATACGTTCCATGGCGCACATGCTCAGGGATTCCCTCATCATCAAAACCAGGAAGAGCAAGTGGATTCCAACTTGAAGCTCCTATTTATGGTGGTCGGATTCTGTGTGCTTCTAAGTGTAATTTGGAGTTGA